One region of Diabrotica undecimpunctata isolate CICGRU chromosome 6, icDiaUnde3, whole genome shotgun sequence genomic DNA includes:
- the LOC140444258 gene encoding uncharacterized protein, giving the protein MKHKIVDLYQLLSTKLKEYEIIDEKIGALTAPGEHYGSVIISVDLKVKSTNNGHEEKTINLVAKLLPANEMLRKVFDVLVTFKKEVFAYTVAVPTLVAFQEEYQIPALKCYSNLFPQCFGARLSVTESSDQVDDTGVLIFENLKTQGFYTQDRLKGYDTEAVKIILKDLARFHATPIALKLLKPKVFQDKIKPCLVRNKGLEQVKEIAEVFHMSIIDGAKDCPELEPYLDRIKNVCNRFTDPNFVRPVPSEPWSTISHSDFWTSNSMMLKNSEGKYVQSKILDLQLLTYNSALCDLVFFLFTSVIKEDLEKNFDNFLKIYYDNFMDTLKDFDLDVELFSWDGFKEEFEKAGQNEVYHILVMLKPICTERGIVQNSPQNFVDSDWTRKDLLGPSHRRQIRNTVLAFIERNWI; this is encoded by the coding sequence ATGAAACATAAAATAGTTGACCTATACCAGTTGCTTTCTACTAAActtaaagaatatgaaataatcGATGAAAAAATTGGCGCGCTTACAGCCCCAGGAGAACATTATGGATCCGTCATAATAAGTGTTGACTTAAAAGTGAAATCAACAAACAACGGTCACGAAGAAAAAACTATTAATCTTGTTGCTAAACTGCTACCTGCGAATGAAATGCTAAGAAAAGTGTTTGACGTGTTAGTGACATTTAAAAAAGAAGTTTTTGCATATACCGTAGCTGTTCCTACTCTAGTTGCTTTCCAAGAAGAGTACCAAATACCAGCTTTGAAATGTTACAGTAATTTATTTCCCCAGTGTTTTGGTGCACGGTTAAGTGTAACTGAAAGCAGTGATCAAGTTGATGATACCGgtgttttaatttttgaaaatttgaaaaCTCAAGGCTTTTATACTCAAGATAGATTGAAAGGATACGATACAGAAGCAGTTAAAATTATCTTAAAAGATTTAGCCCGATTTCATGCTACACCGATTGCCTTAAAATTGCTAAAACCAAAAGTTTTTCAAGACAAAATTAAGCCATGTTTAGTTCGAAATAAAGGTTTGGAACAAGTGAAAGAAATAGCAGAAGTTTTTCATATGTCTATCATTGACGGAGCTAAAGATTGTCCTGAGCTAGAACCATATCTAGACAGAATCAAAAATGTATGCAATCGTTTTACTGATCCAAATTTTGTCAGACCTGTACCTTCGGAACCATGGAGCACTATATCACACAGTGATTTCTGGACAAGTAATTCCATGATGCTTAAAAATTCTGAGGGAAAATACGTACAAAGTAAAATTTTAGATCTACAACTCCTAACGTACAACTCTGCTCTTTGTGACTTGGTATTTTTCCTTTTCACCAGTGTTATAAAAGAAGATTTGGAGAAAAATTTTgacaattttcttaaaatttattacGACAATTTTATGGATACTTTAAAAGATTTTGATCTAGACGTGGAATTATTTTCCTGGGATGGTTTTAAAGAGGAGTTTGAAAAAGCTGGACAAAACGAAGTTTACCACATATTGGTTATGTTGAAACCGATTTGTACCGAACGGGGGATCGTACAAAATAGCCCCCAAAATTTTGTGGACTCTGATTGGACCAGAAAAGATTTACTTGGACCGAGTCATCGACGACAAATAAGAAACACAGTCCTAGCTTTTATTGAAAGAAATTGGATttaa